A stretch of Halostagnicola kamekurae DNA encodes these proteins:
- a CDS encoding sulfatase-like hydrolase/transferase, which translates to MPDYYTFGNFKRAIQNPSLFLYESRRIAGSPFHSMYNQYINKKSENGIDVMSEDWDNLIILDACRYDYFASQNSLDGKLEEVTSRGKRSWEFMEGNFVGREFHDTVYVTANPHTSKLDDDLFHSVELLLNRWDDEIGTVQPEEVVSAAVEAHESYPNKKLIIHFMQPHRPYIGPTAEKLRERVDLVGFDNSSDGVQIWGAAKQGDITVSEVRKAYSESLEGVLDHVETLLDNINGKSVVTSDHGEMLGERIFPFANRLWGHSEGIATHTLLKVPWLIIDSDKRRETYQETPSTNMEFEEDVIQDRLQALGYKT; encoded by the coding sequence ATGCCAGATTATTATACGTTCGGAAATTTCAAGCGTGCGATCCAAAATCCTAGCTTATTTTTATATGAATCTAGGCGGATAGCAGGATCCCCTTTCCATTCCATGTATAATCAATATATCAACAAAAAATCTGAAAACGGAATTGATGTAATGAGCGAAGATTGGGACAATCTGATAATTCTTGATGCATGCCGTTACGATTATTTTGCATCGCAGAACTCGCTTGACGGGAAACTAGAGGAAGTTACCTCAAGGGGAAAACGGAGTTGGGAGTTTATGGAGGGGAATTTCGTTGGACGTGAATTTCATGACACCGTCTATGTGACCGCAAATCCACATACTAGCAAACTAGATGATGATCTTTTCCATTCAGTTGAACTGCTTCTCAACCGGTGGGACGACGAAATCGGGACTGTCCAACCTGAGGAAGTCGTGAGTGCAGCTGTTGAGGCACATGAATCCTATCCAAATAAAAAATTAATAATACACTTTATGCAGCCACATCGTCCCTATATTGGTCCTACGGCTGAGAAACTTCGCGAACGTGTAGATCTAGTTGGTTTCGACAATTCGTCAGATGGTGTGCAGATATGGGGTGCTGCTAAACAAGGAGATATCACTGTTTCTGAAGTACGGAAAGCATATTCAGAGAGTCTAGAAGGTGTATTAGACCATGTAGAGACACTTCTTGACAATATTAATGGAAAATCTGTTGTCACCTCTGATCATGGTGAAATGCTTGGGGAACGGATATTTCCCTTTGCAAACCGGTTATGGGGCCACTCAGAGGGTATAGCCACTCATACACTCCTCAAAGTACCTTGGCTTATTATCGATTCTGATAAGCGCAGAGAAACATATCAGGAAACACCGAGTACAAATATGGAGTTCGAAGAAGATGTCATACAAGATCGGTTACAAGCGTTAGGGTATAAAACGTGA
- a CDS encoding glycosyltransferase family 61 protein codes for MAKALVNSPRHATATLNGDETPDIQFEMATILLPPWNNYYHWTIECLPRIRLLEMYAAEEGEYPDLLVPSNRSSWVNEMIDRVDYQGRVVTWNGDVAHIDRLVIPSFPDPTREECQWLRNRMRGDEIAGSNKKHIYISRTDATARRVDNIDEIQPVLDRYGFETYVLSELSVAEQINLFANAEVVVAPHGAGLANIVYADDVEVIELFGNKKIASFARLAEILDYGYIDLDCEQRGVNLVVDPDRLDTAIQSIVAE; via the coding sequence GTGGCGAAAGCACTAGTAAATAGCCCTCGGCACGCAACTGCAACCCTTAACGGCGACGAAACACCAGACATTCAATTCGAAATGGCAACAATCCTGCTCCCACCTTGGAACAACTACTATCATTGGACAATTGAATGCCTGCCACGGATCCGCCTTCTTGAGATGTACGCAGCAGAGGAAGGTGAGTATCCAGACTTGCTAGTTCCATCCAACCGTTCGTCGTGGGTGAATGAAATGATTGACCGTGTCGACTACCAAGGTCGAGTCGTCACCTGGAACGGTGATGTGGCCCACATAGACCGCCTAGTAATTCCTTCCTTCCCCGATCCCACCCGAGAGGAATGCCAGTGGCTCCGCAATCGGATGCGTGGCGATGAAATTGCTGGGAGCAATAAGAAACATATCTATATTTCACGGACTGATGCAACAGCACGTCGGGTCGATAACATCGACGAAATTCAGCCTGTCCTCGATAGATATGGATTCGAGACGTATGTTTTGAGCGAGCTGAGTGTAGCCGAACAGATTAATTTATTCGCTAATGCGGAAGTCGTCGTTGCTCCACATGGTGCCGGATTGGCAAACATTGTCTACGCCGATGATGTCGAAGTTATCGAACTATTCGGAAACAAGAAAATTGCATCGTTTGCCCGTCTCGCAGAGATACTCGATTATGGATATATTGACCTAGACTGTGAACAACGTGGTGTGAACCTTGTGGTTGATCCAGATCGACTCGACACGGCAATCCAAAGTATAGTTGCGGAGTAA